From one Candidatus Cloacimonadota bacterium genomic stretch:
- a CDS encoding MBL fold metallo-hydrolase: protein MKRILLNILLITILLQGCSMIKIKITVSDKRNPKPQSIELPNDIIITTWGTVKINKKEWFPSSFMIEAQGKVFYIDPLMIGETTPADYIFITHAHPDHLSIKDIEKIVKEETLIICPKNVAKKLSKYKIREVKPDDILNLDNIKCEAVEAYNLNRVFLWIKAHPKSKQNVGYILTIDGTKIYHAGDTDFIPEMKNIKDITVALVPVGGDNLTMDIEQASNMINTLKPMLVIPMHYDPEKKENLINFKKRVEKSIQVKFME from the coding sequence ATGAAAAGAATTCTATTAAATATTCTTTTGATAACTATTTTATTACAGGGTTGTTCAATGATTAAAATAAAAATAACTGTAAGCGATAAAAGAAATCCAAAACCACAGAGCATTGAGTTGCCTAACGATATTATAATCACCACCTGGGGAACAGTAAAAATTAATAAGAAAGAATGGTTTCCTTCAAGCTTTATGATTGAAGCACAAGGCAAGGTATTCTATATCGACCCTCTTATGATTGGTGAAACAACTCCAGCTGATTATATATTTATAACTCATGCTCATCCTGACCATTTATCCATAAAAGATATTGAAAAAATAGTCAAGGAAGAAACATTAATTATTTGTCCTAAAAATGTTGCTAAAAAGCTTTCCAAATACAAGATTAGAGAAGTAAAACCTGATGATATATTAAATCTGGATAATATAAAATGTGAAGCTGTAGAAGCATATAATTTGAATCGTGTTTTTTTATGGATTAAAGCTCATCCAAAATCAAAACAAAACGTTGGTTATATTTTGACAATAGACGGCACAAAGATTTATCATGCAGGAGACACTGATTTTATACCCGAAATGAAAAATATTAAAGATATCACAGTAGCATTGGTTCCTGTTGGTGGAGATAACTTAACAATGGATATTGAGCAGGCATCGAATATGATTAACACGCTAAAACCAATGTTGGTTATCCCAATGCATTATGATCCAGAAAAAAAAGAAAACCTGATAAATTTTAAAAAACGTGTAGAAAAAAGTATACAGGTAAAATTTATGGAATAG